From Granulicella sp. WH15, the proteins below share one genomic window:
- the fmt gene encoding methionyl-tRNA formyltransferase, whose product MKLVFCGTPEFAVDTLQAVIAAGHDVRLVVTQPDRAAGRGMEMHFSAVKRAALELALPVVQPEKIKNNPEFRAQLEAIAPDAILVVAYGRIIPDWMLALPKYGCINLHGSLLPKYRGAAPIQWAVANGETETGVTTMLLEAGLDTGPMLLVHKQPIAPTDTAEDLFESLAEVGATLVVETLAGLESGKIVPVAQDHAQATLAPILTREDGRMDFSLTAKKLYDRWRGFQPWPGAFTSLRGKKLIVNLMRLAEGTGVAGELRVDGDRLLVGCGDGSMLELVEVQMEGKKRMMAAEFLRGFQVKSGERVGS is encoded by the coding sequence ATGAAGCTGGTATTTTGCGGGACCCCGGAGTTCGCGGTCGATACGCTGCAGGCGGTCATCGCAGCCGGCCATGACGTGCGCCTGGTGGTGACCCAGCCGGATCGCGCTGCCGGGCGCGGGATGGAGATGCACTTCTCGGCGGTCAAGCGGGCCGCGCTGGAGCTGGCCCTTCCGGTGGTGCAGCCGGAGAAGATCAAGAACAACCCAGAGTTTCGCGCGCAGCTCGAGGCCATTGCGCCGGATGCGATCCTCGTGGTCGCCTACGGGCGCATCATTCCGGACTGGATGCTGGCGCTGCCGAAGTACGGCTGCATCAATCTGCACGGCTCGCTGCTGCCGAAGTACCGCGGAGCCGCGCCGATCCAATGGGCCGTGGCCAACGGCGAGACCGAGACCGGCGTGACCACCATGCTGCTCGAGGCCGGGCTGGATACGGGGCCAATGTTGCTGGTGCACAAGCAGCCGATCGCGCCCACCGATACCGCCGAGGACCTCTTCGAGAGCCTGGCCGAGGTGGGGGCCACGCTGGTGGTCGAGACGCTGGCGGGGCTGGAGTCGGGCAAGATCGTCCCCGTCGCGCAGGATCACGCGCAGGCCACGCTGGCGCCGATCCTGACGCGGGAGGATGGTCGCATGGACTTCTCCCTGACGGCAAAAAAACTTTACGACCGCTGGCGTGGATTTCAGCCGTGGCCGGGGGCGTTTACCTCGCTGCGCGGCAAGAAGCTTATCGTGAACCTGATGCGGCTGGCGGAGGGCACGGGCGTCGCGGGCGAGTTGCGCGTGGATGGAGACCGTCTACTGGTCGGTTGTGGAGATGGTTCGATGCTGGAGCTGGTAGAGGTCCAGATGGAAGGTAAGAAGAGGATGATGGCGGCGGAGTTTCTGCGTGGGTTTCAGGTGAAGAGCGGCGAGCGGGTGGGAAGTTGA
- a CDS encoding transcription antitermination factor NusB gives MKKKSVVKKDPGGLEAAAKVLAAGGRVPKKFAKARPASAGPTLSALEAQTKVTAARRVAFEILTLVGQGKGHSDELLHGVRTKELSEADRNLTTALVMGVLRWQIALDARISKLLQRPDQRLAEPVALALRLGAFQLLHMDRIPAHAALSESVELCRAAGNPHATGMVNAILRKLATAPPPGAKVFETTAAFAERLSHPLWLVERWVASYGREAALKICESGQSEPAGGGLFADAPAEENAPTMDDGSRLVAEIAAAAIPATDGRPARLWDCCAAPGGKTLMLALRAPEAELLATDVSAKRMTQMQARLRRFSYAANIKTAATDAVRLPASAGLFDLILCDVPCSGTGTLARNPEIRLRLQPEELVRQSERQRAILTAALERVAPGGRLVYSTCSLEPEENEQVVAAVAGGWRRVPVEELKVGLELKGMVRDGALRTLPGVDPCDGFYAVVLEREG, from the coding sequence TTGAAGAAGAAGTCTGTGGTGAAGAAAGATCCGGGCGGCCTCGAGGCTGCGGCGAAGGTGCTGGCTGCCGGAGGCCGGGTTCCGAAGAAGTTTGCCAAGGCGCGTCCGGCGAGCGCGGGGCCGACCCTCTCGGCGCTTGAGGCGCAGACTAAGGTAACGGCTGCGCGGCGGGTGGCGTTCGAGATTCTGACGCTGGTAGGGCAGGGCAAGGGCCATAGCGACGAGCTGCTGCACGGGGTTCGTACGAAAGAACTCTCCGAGGCCGACCGCAACCTGACCACCGCTCTCGTGATGGGGGTGCTGCGCTGGCAGATCGCCCTCGATGCCCGCATCAGCAAGCTGTTGCAGAGGCCCGACCAGAGGCTGGCGGAGCCGGTCGCGCTGGCTCTGCGGCTGGGCGCGTTTCAACTGCTGCACATGGACCGTATCCCCGCGCACGCGGCTCTGAGCGAGAGCGTGGAGCTGTGCCGCGCCGCCGGGAATCCGCACGCGACCGGCATGGTGAACGCGATTCTGCGCAAGCTGGCCACGGCTCCGCCGCCGGGAGCGAAGGTCTTCGAGACGACGGCGGCGTTTGCGGAGCGGCTCTCGCATCCGCTGTGGCTGGTGGAGCGCTGGGTGGCGAGCTATGGCCGTGAGGCGGCGCTGAAGATCTGCGAGTCCGGCCAGTCTGAACCGGCCGGCGGCGGCTTGTTTGCGGACGCTCCAGCCGAGGAGAATGCGCCCACGATGGACGACGGCTCGCGCTTGGTGGCCGAGATTGCTGCGGCTGCGATCCCTGCCACGGATGGCCGTCCGGCGCGGCTGTGGGACTGCTGCGCTGCTCCCGGAGGCAAGACGCTGATGCTGGCTCTGCGCGCCCCCGAGGCCGAGCTGCTGGCGACCGATGTGAGCGCCAAGCGCATGACCCAGATGCAGGCGCGGCTACGGCGTTTTTCTTACGCAGCCAACATCAAGACGGCGGCCACCGATGCGGTTCGGCTGCCTGCTTCGGCGGGGCTGTTCGACCTGATCCTGTGCGATGTGCCTTGCAGTGGAACGGGCACGCTGGCGCGCAATCCGGAGATCCGGCTGCGTCTTCAACCGGAGGAGTTGGTGAGGCAGTCGGAGAGGCAGCGGGCGATCCTGACGGCGGCTCTGGAGCGCGTTGCGCCGGGTGGGCGGCTGGTTTATTCCACCTGCTCGCTGGAGCCGGAGGAGAATGAGCAGGTGGTTGCGGCGGTGGCCGGTGGCTGGCGTCGTGTGCCGGTGGAGGAGCTGAAGGTGGGGTTGGAGCTGAAGGGCATGGTCCGCGATGGCGCGCTGCGTACGCTGCCGGGTGTCGATCCCTGCGATGGGTTCTATGCGGTGGTGCTGGAGCGGGAAGGGTAG